AGCATCTTACAATACATGAACCAAAGGTATAATTACCTCCTCTTATATGTATACTCCTGCCCTCTGTCAGTGCTATAGCTATCTTTTTCCTTGCACTATCTATGATATTTTGAAAAGTCTGCCTAGAAATATTCATTTTAATGGCACTCTCTTCTTGACTTAATCCTTCAATATCTTTTAATCTCATAGCTTCTAATTCCTCTAACTTGAGAACGACTTTTCCTATCCCGTGGTTTTCTTTTTCTATGGGCATAAAATGTCTACTCTCAAGGAAAAACTCAATTTTTCTGCATTTTATCGGTCTTGCCATTAAATTTCTCCATCCATTAGTTATTTACTGAATTAATAATCTCTTCAGTAATATACTTTATAGTCTCATCAATGGTTGAATCTATTGCTGTTTTTTCCCTTGTTACATCTGCTATTTCCCTAGTCATGGGTAGTTCCCCAAGAAGTTTTAAACCTAGTTTATCTAAGAATTCTTCTGTATTTTCATTATCAAATATCCTAATTTGCTTATTACAATCTGGACATAAAACATAACTCATATTTTCAATGACTCCTATGGTCTTAATGTCCATCCTTTTAACCATATTTACCGCCTTTGCTACTATCATAGACACTAAATCCTGTGGAATTGATACCATCACAATTCCATTAATAGGTATGGATTGCATTGCTGTTAAGGCAACATCGCCTGTCCCCGGCGGCATATCAATCATGAGATAATCAAGTTCACCCCACAAAACATCTGTCCAAAACTGCTTTACCATATTTCCTACTAGGGGTCCACGCCATATAACAGGCTGTTCTTCATTATCCATTAATAAATTTAAGGACATTACCTTTATTCCATTTTCATTAGTAACAGGTATTATTCCCTCCTGGCTTTGCATCGCCCTTTTATCTTTTACTTTTAAGAATCTTGGTATACTTGGACCTGTAATATCAGCATCTAAAACACCCACAGCATAACCTTTTTTATTCAATGTTTCTGCTATAAGAGCGGATACTGTCGATTTTCCCACTCCGCCCTTCCCACTCATAACCCCGATTATTCTTTTTACATGATTGTTGGGATTATTTTCTATGAGGCAACCTTCCTTTGTTTTACAGCTTTCCTTTGTAGGACAAGTTTCACAGTTAGTCATTTTAAACACCTCTTTTTTGTTATTAGCATATGCTAATAACATTTTATGTCTACATTGTATTTCTGTCAAATATCATTTTTCACTAATTTTCTAGAAGTTGCCACTCCTATAAGTGATATAAATATTATAGGATAAAAAACATATCTATAACTTCCAAAGGTACTCTTAAGCATCCCTGATAACAAAGTTCCAAGAACCGCCCCTATACCATAGGCAGTAAATACAATGCCATAGTTTATACTATAATATCTATCTCCAAAAAACAAAGCCGTAGCAGCTGGTGCTATGGCTAACCATCCTCCTAGGTTCATCCAAAAAATTGAAAAGGATACTATATATATTAAGATACTATCCTCTTTTGCAAAAAGCATTGGTATTGAGGATAATAGCATAAGACTAAATGATAATAACGCACTGTTTTTTGGATTTATCTTATCTGTAAACCATCCAAAAAAAGGTCGTCCCAGAGCATTGAATATTGCAAAAATGGACATAAATGTCGCTGCTCTACTGGGATTTAACCTTATTATTTCCTCCCCTATAGGACTTGTAATACCTACTATCATAAGCCCTATAAATGTTCCAAGGGTAAAACAAATCCATAGACTATAGAATGATGGATTTTTAAACAACTCTTTTGCTCCTATTTCTTGTGATAAATCTTCGGGATTATTCAAGTTTTTAGGTAGATTTTCTCCTCCCTCAGGCAACCTAAAACCCAATCCTAAGGTTGGGATAATGATTAAAAATACTATCCCTAAATATCTAAAACTCTCCATAAGCCCATACTGTTCTATAAAATATCTAGCTAAAGGAGCTGTTATAAAGGGCGAAAGCCCAAAGCCCATTAGAACCCACCCAAGGGCCAGACCCTTTTTATCTCTAAACCATTTTGTTATCACCAACATAGGAGCCCCATACACGATTCCAACCCCTGAACCTGCAATAACACCATAGGTAATTATTATCTGATAGATATTTTGAGTGTAGGAAGATAATATCCATCCTTGCCCAACTAATATCCCTCCCAATACAATAATTAGCTTTGGTCCAATTCTCTCAATAATTTGTCCCGTTAACGCCATAGCAAGAGTATAAAATATTAAAAATACCATGTAAGGTAGACCACTCTGTGTAGCATTTATATTGAATAATTCCTCCATAGGCTTTTTAAATATGCTCCATGAATATATTGTCCCCATGCATAAAAATATAAGAGTTCCAAAAGGAATAAAAATCCACCTACCTATATGGCTAGGTAAACCAAAGATTTTCGAATCGTTCATTTCGCCCCCCCTAATAGAACTTTAGCTATTTTTATCTAGTTCCCTTGTAATTAAGTTTGCTAGTTCTTCTGCCTCTTTTTGTAGTACCTTTTCATCTTTTCCCTCTATCATTACTCTAACTAAGGGCTCTGTTCCTGAGGGACGGATAAGTATTCTTCCTTCACCTGCAAACTTTTTTTCTAACTCATCTATAGCATTTTTTATTTTTTCATTACTTAGATAAGCATCCTTCTTATCATTGGGAACTTTAGCATTTACCAGAACTTGTGGTAAAACCTCCATAACTCTAGTTAATTCTGAAAGCCTCTTATTGGTTTTTTTAATTACCGATAAGAGTTTAAGGGCTGTGAGTATGCCATCTCCAGTTGTATTATAGTCTAAGAAAATAATATGTCCTGATTGTTCTCCTCCCAACTTATAGTCTTTCTTTAACATCTCCTCCAAAACATACCTGTCCCCAACTTTTGTTTTTTCAATGGTTAGATTGTTTTTATCCGCCATTATAAAAAGTCCTAGATTACTCATAACAGTTGCTACTATAGTGTTGTCCTTTAAAATATTTTCTTTTTTCATTTGAAGACCACATATTGCCATAATCTGGTCTCCATCTACAATATTCCCTTTTTCATCTACTGCAAGACATCTGTCTGCATCCCCATCAAAAGCAATACCTATATCAGCTTTCTTTTGTTTTACGGTTTCTTGTAAGCTCTCCATATGAGTTGAGCCACAGTTTTTATTTATATTGCACCCATCAGGTTTATTGCTTATCACAATTAATTCTGCCCCCAAATCTTTGAGCACCTTAGGTCCTGCCTCATAGGCAGCCCCATTAGCACAATCAAGTACTACTTTAAGTCCTTCAAGATTTACATCAATACTAGATTTTAAAAATTGTAGGTATTCATCTAGTGCTTCAGGGTTTTCTTTAACAGTGCCTACTTCTTCCCCTATGGGGGTTGGAAGGTTCTCTATATTGTCCAATATGATACCCTCTATTTCTTCTTCAAGGTCATCTCTTAGTTTGTATCCATCGCTATTAAAAAATTTAATACCATTATATTTTACCGGATTGTGGGAGGCAGAAATAACAACCCCTGCATCAGCTTTATATTGCCTTGTAAGATGTGCTATGGCAGGAGTAGGTATTATTCCTACGGTTATAGCTTTTGCCCCTACAGAACAAATCCCGGAAACCAAGGCTGCTTCTAACATACTCCCTGATATTCTCGTATCTCGTCCAACCAAAATACTAGGCTGATGCTTAGTTTCTTTTGTAAGTACATGGGCTCCCGCCTGACCTAATCTATATGCTAATTCAACTGTAAGTTCAGTATTTGCCACTCCCCGAACCCCATCGGTTCCAAACAATCTTCCCATTTTAGTCACCTTCTTTTATATTTTAATACCACCTATTATAACATTCCATTAATACAACAACAACTTTTATACTCAAAAGATGCACCTCGATTAATCAAGGTGCATCCCCCTGTTCCGGTTGTTCCTCTTCATCCGGTTCTTGCTCTTCAGCAGATTCAATTAACTCAATTTCTACTACCGGTGATTCCCCTACTTGTTTAATATTTTTAGGAATATTAAAGGCTATGGGAACTTTATGTCTGCCTTCCTTAAGTCCCGAAACATCAATACTGCCTAGAAGCATATTTACGGTTATTCTTTGTACTTCACTTTCAATACCCTGGAGGTATAGGGTTACTTCTTTCGAAATATACTTGAACTGCTTATCAGTTCTAAGGGTTAATTTTGATGTAGGAATCTTAAATTCCCTTACTATTTGTTTTTTTATTTCTATGGTTACGGATACTTTATTCTCTGAACTATCCCATCTCCTAACCCCAGGCGGAAGGATAATATCAGGCTTAAATGTTGTTGTTTCGTCTAAATCCTCAAATATAATCGTTGAAAGCTGAACTTGAGTTAAACCATCAACAATTTCCTTGCTTCCTACTATTACTATTTCCTCTGGTTCTATCTTTATACCAGTAGAAATATAGTTCTCGGCATAAGTCCCTTGAATCTGTGGAATGAGGGACACCTTTCGCTTTTTACCCACTCCAATATTTACCTCTATGATATCTATGTTTTTTTCGATATCCTTTATTTCTTTACCTTGTTTATCATATACCTTAGGCTCAGCTTGTGCTACCTTTTGATTATTTGTAATATCACTAACATCCACTATAACTTTTACTATATCCACTTTATTTATAAGGGACTGGGCTCCTGTTAAAATTACTTCACCAGGGTTTAGTTTAGGCTCTAATACCACATATCCCTCTTCGATTTGTCCTATGGTTTCTACTTGAATTGGTTTTGTAATAGTTTTTTTGTTTTCAAGGACTACGTCTAAATATCTAATCTGGTTTCTTTCTTCAAAAATTAATCCTCTATATTCATCGGAAAAAGTAATCTCGATAGGAATTTTATTTACTTCTGTAGCCTTGGTATGTCTGAATAATTCTAGGTTAGCCGTAGCCTTAATGACGTCTAGATATCTTCTATTGTTTTTTAATTTTTCAAGGGTTAACCTTGTTCCTC
The window above is part of the Candidatus Epulonipiscium sp. genome. Proteins encoded here:
- a CDS encoding DUF134 domain-containing protein; translated protein: MARPIKCRKIEFFLESRHFMPIEKENHGIGKVVLKLEELEAMRLKDIEGLSQEESAIKMNISRQTFQNIIDSARKKIAIALTEGRSIHIRGGNYTFGSCIVRCLSCGEIYSVEYERNEHNCPSCNSSKIICKKRNRFCENLNSD
- a CDS encoding Mrp/NBP35 family ATP-binding protein: MTNCETCPTKESCKTKEGCLIENNPNNHVKRIIGVMSGKGGVGKSTVSALIAETLNKKGYAVGVLDADITGPSIPRFLKVKDKRAMQSQEGIIPVTNENGIKVMSLNLLMDNEEQPVIWRGPLVGNMVKQFWTDVLWGELDYLMIDMPPGTGDVALTAMQSIPINGIVMVSIPQDLVSMIVAKAVNMVKRMDIKTIGVIENMSYVLCPDCNKQIRIFDNENTEEFLDKLGLKLLGELPMTREIADVTREKTAIDSTIDETIKYITEEIINSVNN
- a CDS encoding OFA family MFS transporter, whose product is MNDSKIFGLPSHIGRWIFIPFGTLIFLCMGTIYSWSIFKKPMEELFNINATQSGLPYMVFLIFYTLAMALTGQIIERIGPKLIIVLGGILVGQGWILSSYTQNIYQIIITYGVIAGSGVGIVYGAPMLVITKWFRDKKGLALGWVLMGFGLSPFITAPLARYFIEQYGLMESFRYLGIVFLIIIPTLGLGFRLPEGGENLPKNLNNPEDLSQEIGAKELFKNPSFYSLWICFTLGTFIGLMIVGITSPIGEEIIRLNPSRAATFMSIFAIFNALGRPFFGWFTDKINPKNSALLSFSLMLLSSIPMLFAKEDSILIYIVSFSIFWMNLGGWLAIAPAATALFFGDRYYSINYGIVFTAYGIGAVLGTLLSGMLKSTFGSYRYVFYPIIFISLIGVATSRKLVKNDI
- a CDS encoding phosphoglucosamine mutase; the encoded protein is MGRLFGTDGVRGVANTELTVELAYRLGQAGAHVLTKETKHQPSILVGRDTRISGSMLEAALVSGICSVGAKAITVGIIPTPAIAHLTRQYKADAGVVISASHNPVKYNGIKFFNSDGYKLRDDLEEEIEGIILDNIENLPTPIGEEVGTVKENPEALDEYLQFLKSSIDVNLEGLKVVLDCANGAAYEAGPKVLKDLGAELIVISNKPDGCNINKNCGSTHMESLQETVKQKKADIGIAFDGDADRCLAVDEKGNIVDGDQIMAICGLQMKKENILKDNTIVATVMSNLGLFIMADKNNLTIEKTKVGDRYVLEEMLKKDYKLGGEQSGHIIFLDYNTTGDGILTALKLLSVIKKTNKRLSELTRVMEVLPQVLVNAKVPNDKKDAYLSNEKIKNAIDELEKKFAGEGRILIRPSGTEPLVRVMIEGKDEKVLQKEAEELANLITRELDKNS